A portion of the Sulfuriferula sp. AH1 genome contains these proteins:
- a CDS encoding DEAD/DEAH box helicase family protein: MQDSSSLNFEILRAHWPEMANMGAYAEQYAHSDPESALVKLRSFAERLVDHLYNHLRLPRAPHSNFSDLLSNASFTMVADKLVLDKLHLLRRMGNRAAHGENVEVMDSLRALHEAWQLTRWLHVTFFKGKTSDLADYAEPPEEGFGHKAELKREKKALKEELNLKEQRLTETLAELEALRATEQALVEEIARANNPVSQDVLKTIHSTGQAAVTQLKFSEDNTRKWLVDRDLRMAGWEVGKKGVNTEQVWQEVELQHQSTQTGLGYADYVLWDDNGKPLAVVEAKKTTKDARMGQQQAKNYADGLEKMYGQRPMIFYTNGHDIWVWDDAAGYPPRAVYGFYSKDTLQYRTGFQRTAKLDLTKVPLPTHIAGRDYQIETLTRVAERFASKHRKALIVQATGTGKTRVAIALSKLLIDAKWAKRVLFLCDRRELRKQAKNAFSDFMHEPLYVIGQLNDVSKQNARIYIGIYQGLINDYEDFDVGFFDLIIADESHRSIYNQYGEIFKYFDALQVGLTATPVEMVSRSTCNLFGCDYKLPTANYTLEQAVAEKNLVPFEVISHTTKFLRYGIKAQHLTDEQIAQLEDEGIDPNTLDFEGTEIDDAIFNKGTNRIILQNLMEHGIRDRDGQLPGKSIIYARNIDHARLLADLFNEMYPQFAGKFCQVIHSQEPRAEQLIDDFKGGENCKNDQLNIAISVDMLDTGIDVPEVVNLVFAKPIKSKVKFWQMIGRGTRLCKDLFGPGYDKEKFRIFDHWGNFEYHEMNQEEAEPTVPKSLTQRRYESWLQLAGLALKRSELEAFTALVNLLKRDADALEDATISVRSNWLAVQQARDAKLLDQFAPTLVQLLAENVAPLLNTLDVRGQGDALRWDLLITKAQAIALSQPGQPNPVKIEVLELLDRLPPHLNPVKAKADVLKDIRRDDFWQQADFAALEIKRLALRDIMHLAEAMVYPPSLPTTVLDLKEDVAEIHVTQRASKIRSVDASIYQKSVQAALEPLFSNNPVLIKIRQGVPVSETELHQLNSLVHTQNPNVDLELLRDFYPDTAIGLDQILRSLVGMDADAVAARFNEFIQNNRLNSNQLRFLDLLRQHIKSYGAIELNNLFDAPFNTIHSGGVGEIFTNEQQYQQLISIVESFGKPLASGNAQA, translated from the coding sequence ATGCAGGACAGCTCATCACTTAACTTCGAGATACTTCGCGCTCATTGGCCGGAAATGGCCAACATGGGGGCGTACGCTGAGCAATACGCGCATTCCGATCCGGAAAGTGCGCTGGTTAAGCTGCGCAGTTTTGCTGAACGTCTGGTAGATCATCTTTATAACCACTTGCGCTTGCCACGAGCGCCACATTCAAACTTCTCGGATTTATTAAGCAACGCCAGCTTCACCATGGTCGCTGATAAGCTGGTGCTGGATAAACTGCATTTACTCCGTCGCATGGGCAATCGCGCTGCACATGGTGAAAATGTCGAAGTGATGGACTCCCTGCGTGCATTGCATGAAGCATGGCAATTAACTCGCTGGCTGCACGTTACCTTCTTTAAAGGTAAGACCAGTGATCTGGCAGACTATGCCGAGCCACCCGAAGAAGGCTTTGGCCACAAGGCCGAACTGAAGCGCGAAAAAAAGGCGCTTAAAGAAGAACTCAATTTAAAAGAACAACGTCTAACAGAAACATTGGCTGAATTAGAGGCGCTGCGTGCGACTGAGCAAGCACTGGTTGAGGAAATCGCGCGTGCCAATAATCCAGTCAGTCAGGATGTACTAAAAACCATTCACTCCACTGGTCAGGCGGCTGTTACACAACTCAAGTTCAGTGAAGACAATACCCGTAAATGGCTGGTTGATCGTGATCTGCGCATGGCTGGCTGGGAAGTGGGTAAGAAAGGTGTCAATACTGAACAGGTATGGCAAGAAGTTGAATTGCAACATCAGTCCACACAAACCGGCCTAGGTTATGCCGATTATGTGCTGTGGGATGATAACGGCAAACCGCTGGCAGTGGTAGAGGCTAAAAAAACCACCAAAGATGCCCGTATGGGGCAACAGCAAGCCAAGAATTACGCTGACGGTCTGGAAAAAATGTACGGCCAGCGCCCCATGATTTTCTATACTAATGGGCATGATATTTGGGTGTGGGACGATGCGGCAGGTTACCCGCCTCGCGCAGTTTATGGTTTCTATTCCAAAGACACTCTGCAATATCGCACCGGTTTCCAGCGCACTGCCAAGCTAGACCTGACCAAAGTGCCTTTACCTACCCATATCGCAGGTCGTGACTATCAGATCGAAACGCTTACCCGGGTAGCTGAACGTTTTGCCTCTAAACATCGCAAGGCACTTATCGTACAAGCCACGGGTACGGGCAAAACGCGTGTTGCCATTGCCTTGTCCAAATTACTGATTGATGCCAAGTGGGCCAAACGCGTGTTGTTCCTGTGTGACCGTCGGGAACTACGCAAGCAGGCCAAAAATGCCTTTAGCGACTTCATGCACGAACCTCTCTATGTTATCGGTCAGCTAAATGATGTCAGCAAGCAGAATGCACGTATTTACATCGGCATCTATCAGGGGCTGATCAATGATTACGAGGATTTTGATGTCGGTTTCTTTGACTTGATTATTGCGGATGAATCCCATCGTTCTATTTACAACCAATACGGTGAGATCTTCAAATATTTTGATGCTCTGCAAGTTGGCCTTACCGCCACGCCAGTTGAGATGGTCAGCCGCAGCACCTGCAACCTGTTTGGTTGTGACTATAAACTGCCCACTGCTAATTACACGCTGGAACAAGCTGTGGCAGAAAAAAACCTCGTACCCTTTGAGGTCATCAGCCACACCACAAAATTCCTGCGCTATGGTATCAAGGCGCAGCATCTTACCGATGAGCAAATCGCCCAGTTAGAAGATGAAGGCATAGACCCGAATACGCTGGATTTCGAAGGCACGGAAATCGATGATGCCATTTTCAATAAAGGCACCAATCGCATCATCCTGCAAAACCTCATGGAACATGGTATTCGTGATCGTGATGGCCAGTTGCCCGGCAAGAGCATCATATATGCGCGTAATATCGACCATGCGCGCTTATTGGCCGATCTCTTCAATGAAATGTACCCGCAGTTTGCAGGAAAGTTCTGTCAGGTGATTCACTCGCAGGAGCCGCGTGCGGAGCAACTGATAGATGATTTCAAGGGCGGTGAGAATTGTAAAAATGACCAACTTAACATCGCCATTTCAGTGGATATGCTCGATACCGGTATCGACGTGCCTGAAGTGGTGAACCTAGTTTTTGCCAAGCCTATCAAATCCAAAGTCAAATTCTGGCAAATGATCGGACGGGGTACGCGCTTATGTAAGGACCTGTTTGGCCCGGGGTATGATAAAGAAAAATTCCGCATCTTCGACCATTGGGGTAATTTCGAATACCACGAAATGAATCAGGAAGAAGCTGAGCCAACCGTGCCCAAGTCGCTCACTCAGCGGCGTTATGAAAGCTGGTTGCAACTGGCAGGGTTGGCGCTCAAGCGTTCAGAGTTGGAAGCTTTCACCGCGCTTGTTAACCTGCTTAAACGGGATGCTGACGCACTGGAAGACGCCACCATCAGCGTTCGCAGCAACTGGCTGGCGGTACAGCAAGCGCGAGATGCCAAACTGCTCGACCAGTTTGCGCCAACCTTGGTGCAGCTACTTGCAGAAAATGTTGCTCCTTTGCTCAATACGCTGGATGTGCGGGGTCAGGGCGATGCCCTACGCTGGGATTTGTTAATCACCAAAGCGCAAGCCATTGCTTTAAGCCAGCCGGGGCAGCCTAACCCCGTCAAAATTGAAGTGCTCGAACTGCTGGATAGGCTGCCGCCACACCTTAATCCGGTTAAAGCCAAAGCTGATGTCCTTAAAGACATTCGTCGCGATGACTTCTGGCAGCAGGCTGATTTTGCCGCGCTTGAAATCAAGCGTTTGGCCTTGCGTGACATTATGCACTTGGCCGAAGCTATGGTGTATCCCCCATCTTTGCCTACGACTGTACTGGATTTGAAAGAGGATGTAGCTGAAATTCATGTCACCCAGCGTGCCAGTAAAATTCGCAGCGTCGATGCCAGTATTTATCAAAAATCCGTACAAGCTGCGCTGGAGCCCTTGTTTAGTAATAACCCTGTACTCATAAAAATTCGTCAGGGTGTGCCGGTTAGTGAGACAGAGCTGCATCAGCTTAACAGCCTGGTGCACACACAAAACCCCAATGTTGATCTGGAACTGCTGCGCGATTTCTACCCGGATACCGCGATTGGCTTGGATCAGATTCTGCGCAGTTTAGTGGGCATGGATGCCGATGCGGTAGCAGCGCGTTTTAACGAGTTTATTCAAAATAATCGACTC
- a CDS encoding sigma-54-dependent Fis family transcriptional regulator gives MQKILISWIGNTDLKASKGQLNTGVGPIAQSLADRHFQRLVLLTNYSAEDSQQYVEWLETQHAIHPDLRVVSLSAPTEYAEIYKQAVEVLESITGPLERNTYELTFHLSPGTPAMAAIWIILSKTRFKASLLETSIERGTRLVNFPFDLAADFLPDLLKRQDEILAKLAQDLPPKGPAFNAIIHQCEKMQRLVSQAQRVAVRNVPVLIQGESGTGKELLARAIHETGLRREGPFVAVNCGAIPLDLVDAEFFGHDKGAFTGAQQARKGYFEEANGGTLFLDEIGELPLASQVKLLRVLQEKKVVRLGSAKEISLDVRIIAATNRNLIMEVAESRFREDLFHRIAIGVLQLPALRERGEDIGLLIDHSMEQINREANDQPGYLHKNISVSARKVMFDYAWPGNIRELHNTLLRASLWSIGQTITAEDIEAAILQPATRSSNAILEKSLGNGFDIQSVMSDVAGHYVHRAIEQAEGNKTKAAELLGLSSYQTLTNWIKKYQVE, from the coding sequence ATGCAGAAAATTCTAATAAGCTGGATTGGAAATACAGACCTAAAGGCGAGCAAAGGCCAACTTAATACAGGGGTTGGGCCTATTGCACAGTCATTGGCAGATAGGCATTTTCAGCGGCTGGTGTTGTTAACGAATTATTCTGCTGAAGATTCTCAGCAATATGTGGAATGGCTTGAAACTCAACATGCTATTCATCCTGATTTACGAGTGGTTTCCCTTTCAGCGCCCACCGAATATGCTGAGATCTACAAACAGGCAGTCGAAGTTCTTGAATCAATTACTGGCCCGCTAGAACGTAATACATACGAACTAACCTTCCATTTAAGTCCGGGCACTCCTGCTATGGCGGCTATCTGGATTATCCTTTCAAAGACCCGTTTCAAAGCTAGCTTGCTTGAAACGTCCATAGAGCGTGGCACGCGCCTGGTAAATTTCCCATTTGATTTGGCCGCAGATTTTTTGCCGGATTTGCTGAAACGCCAGGATGAAATTCTGGCAAAGCTTGCTCAGGACTTGCCTCCCAAAGGTCCAGCCTTCAACGCGATCATCCATCAATGCGAAAAGATGCAGCGGCTTGTCTCCCAGGCGCAACGGGTGGCAGTGAGAAATGTGCCTGTGTTAATTCAGGGTGAGTCAGGCACGGGTAAAGAGCTACTGGCTAGAGCAATTCATGAAACCGGTTTGCGGCGTGAAGGCCCTTTTGTTGCAGTTAATTGCGGTGCAATTCCTCTGGATTTGGTTGATGCTGAATTTTTTGGTCATGATAAGGGTGCTTTTACCGGTGCACAACAAGCACGCAAAGGTTACTTCGAAGAGGCGAATGGTGGTACGCTCTTTTTGGATGAAATTGGTGAGTTGCCGCTGGCTTCCCAGGTTAAGTTGCTCCGGGTGCTGCAAGAAAAGAAAGTTGTCCGGTTAGGCTCTGCAAAAGAAATTTCGCTCGACGTGCGTATCATTGCGGCAACCAATCGTAATCTGATAATGGAAGTTGCAGAAAGTCGGTTCAGGGAAGACCTTTTTCACAGAATTGCAATCGGTGTTTTGCAGCTTCCAGCGCTCCGTGAACGAGGCGAAGATATTGGCCTGTTAATTGATCATTCAATGGAACAGATTAATCGGGAAGCAAATGATCAGCCTGGGTACCTGCATAAGAATATTTCTGTCTCAGCAAGAAAGGTTATGTTTGATTATGCCTGGCCAGGTAATATCAGGGAACTTCACAATACGCTTTTAAGAGCTTCGCTCTGGTCAATTGGGCAAACAATTACAGCTGAAGATATTGAAGCTGCCATCCTACAACCAGCCACAAGATCGAGTAATGCGATTCTTGAAAAGTCGCTGGGAAATGGCTTTGATATACAATCTGTGATGTCGGATGTTGCAGGGCACTATGTGCATCGGGCAATCGAGCAGGCAGAGGGAAATAAAACTAAAGCGGCTGAATTATTGGGGTTGTCTAGCTATCAAACGCTAACCAACTGGATAAAAAAATACCAAGTGGAATAG
- a CDS encoding AAA family ATPase, with protein MVNCNNNTHDVNGFVITLTDGGRSFLLPTDLSEEIENARVNAGQAKAEEQRQRLVAAATPVKQVEPPPNTATDFSPSELDCIRLNTNDDLADADALASKILKKAKTPLDAATAELSHDLLVAVLLQVAYTEKIRTLKAVLDYLVDPDWDSSKQMLYSLWNSKSAFSQKEARLWHGRFVKRIKVISDERAESLVNRCHAHWQAALTGNVIKKSAKPRASIQIFNPDATDKAIEALGDIKDDRKAGGDRALENARMNDGFRSVPDTLKACAQLEKAKTQFENLIEPIDRLQVDLALAGAMPPEEFRITPMLLLGDPGIGKTFLAMQLAQALGVGMEKISAGGAQGGFQFTGSHSSWTGSRPGSLFVLLAESKFATPVVVIDEVDKIRDSQYPVLPVLLDLFEPNTSARFKDEFFGMEFDASRIIFVLTANSLDGVPLPLLSRVETFNIPRPEPEQRLRIIKREAEQLRSKTKYQIELDECTSQALATRTDLDLRKTTRLIRESFTRAMQSGDGIARLLVPKPVGRQPIGFCS; from the coding sequence ATGGTTAATTGTAATAATAACACGCATGATGTAAACGGTTTTGTGATCACCTTAACCGATGGAGGTCGTTCCTTTCTGCTGCCTACAGACTTGTCTGAAGAGATAGAGAACGCCCGTGTTAATGCAGGACAGGCTAAAGCTGAAGAACAACGCCAACGTCTTGTGGCAGCTGCTACCCCTGTTAAACAAGTCGAACCACCACCGAACACAGCAACTGATTTTAGCCCAAGTGAGCTTGACTGCATTCGCCTAAACACCAATGACGATCTTGCGGATGCGGATGCGCTGGCCTCAAAGATACTCAAAAAAGCAAAAACGCCACTGGACGCTGCAACGGCAGAGCTCTCCCACGATTTGCTGGTGGCAGTGTTGCTGCAAGTAGCTTATACGGAAAAGATACGCACACTAAAGGCTGTACTCGATTACCTCGTTGATCCCGACTGGGATTCATCGAAGCAGATGCTGTACTCTTTGTGGAATTCCAAATCTGCTTTCTCGCAAAAAGAAGCCAGACTTTGGCATGGCAGATTCGTAAAACGAATAAAAGTCATTTCCGACGAGAGGGCAGAAAGTCTGGTCAATCGTTGTCATGCTCATTGGCAAGCAGCGTTAACCGGTAACGTCATCAAGAAGTCAGCCAAACCACGTGCCAGTATTCAGATATTTAATCCGGATGCGACCGATAAAGCCATCGAGGCGCTGGGTGATATTAAGGACGACCGCAAAGCAGGCGGTGATCGTGCCCTCGAAAACGCACGTATGAACGATGGATTCCGTTCGGTGCCAGATACCCTTAAAGCCTGTGCACAATTGGAAAAGGCAAAAACCCAATTCGAGAATTTGATTGAGCCCATTGACCGTTTGCAAGTTGATCTTGCGCTGGCTGGTGCCATGCCACCAGAAGAGTTTCGCATCACGCCAATGCTGTTACTGGGTGATCCGGGTATTGGCAAAACCTTTCTGGCGATGCAACTCGCCCAAGCCCTAGGTGTGGGCATGGAAAAAATCAGCGCAGGCGGTGCACAGGGTGGTTTCCAGTTTACGGGTTCGCATTCGAGCTGGACTGGATCAAGGCCCGGTTCGCTGTTCGTCCTGCTTGCGGAAAGCAAGTTTGCCACACCGGTAGTGGTCATAGACGAAGTGGACAAAATCCGCGATTCACAATACCCCGTATTACCGGTATTACTTGATCTGTTTGAGCCGAACACATCCGCGCGTTTTAAAGATGAGTTTTTTGGGATGGAGTTCGATGCCAGCAGGATAATCTTCGTGTTGACTGCGAATAGTTTGGACGGCGTGCCACTCCCTTTGTTGTCGAGGGTAGAAACATTCAACATACCACGGCCAGAACCAGAACAACGACTGCGCATCATCAAACGCGAGGCAGAACAGTTACGGTCTAAAACCAAGTATCAAATCGAACTGGATGAGTGTACTAGCCAAGCTTTAGCCACGCGCACAGACCTTGATCTTAGAAAGACGACCCGGCTGATTAGGGAATCATTCACCAGGGCGATGCAATCAGGTGATGGTATTGCTCGGTTGCTGGTGCCGAAACCTGTTGGTCGACAACCCATCGGGTTCTGCAGTTAG
- a CDS encoding ATP-binding protein, with protein MAHSEGSFRKRLMQIAKVDMLILDDWGLSTLTQSERRDLLELIDDRTQKATLITSQIPVKAWHEVIGEPTLADAILDRIVHRAHTIELTGDSMRKTKKT; from the coding sequence GTGGCACACAGCGAGGGCAGTTTCCGCAAACGGCTGATGCAAATAGCTAAAGTGGATATGCTCATTCTCGATGATTGGGGGCTGTCCACCCTGACCCAATCCGAGCGGCGGGATTTGCTCGAACTCATTGATGATCGCACCCAAAAAGCCACGCTCATTACCAGCCAGATTCCGGTCAAAGCATGGCATGAAGTCATCGGCGAACCCACTCTGGCGGACGCGATTCTCGACCGCATCGTCCACCGCGCTCACACTATCGAATTAACCGGAGATTCCATGCGAAAAACTAAAAAAACTTGA
- a CDS encoding methyl-accepting chemotaxis protein has product MFNQISIKFRLIVTFSLFALLLIFVGGMGIYNAQHNVGLLENLSLKDKTAEANVIRIKYLMEEQRSQLMLALQHNPELSIAKFHDHSVNKHFDQISTSQKRLQELFDQYRVGITDQEEKKLLDTWMADTNHFAVDNINQAVISIQSNKWEAAGSVLLKEINPVYDQGKVDSLALTDYLKQRAAKNEMMITANVAQMTYVMIIIISLALMTAVVMGWMIIRSITIPLNYAIEVARCVADGDLRADVTVTQHDEVGVLLTALKDMNFSLSHIVGEVRVGTEAIASASSQIAVGNLDLSNRTEAQAGSLEETASAMEELTSTVKQNADNAHQANQLAEIASEVAAKGGVVVSEVVNTMSLINDSARKIADIIGVIDGIAFQTNILALNAAVEAARAGEQGRGFAVVATEVRSLAQRSAAAAKEIKLLIDDSVEKIEQGNKQAAQAGTTMGEVVSSVQRVTDIMSEISAASREQSQGIEEVNHAITQMDESTQQNAALVEQAAAAAKSMQDRAGHLEKLVNKFQLDGGRHIVSPSNQLKNITARPHRIYYHPSH; this is encoded by the coding sequence ATGTTCAATCAAATCAGCATTAAATTCCGTTTAATTGTTACATTCTCATTATTCGCATTGTTACTTATCTTCGTTGGTGGCATGGGGATATATAATGCACAACACAATGTTGGCCTGCTAGAAAACCTTAGTCTTAAAGACAAAACCGCTGAAGCTAATGTGATACGCATTAAATATCTGATGGAAGAGCAACGTAGCCAGTTAATGTTAGCATTGCAACACAATCCAGAATTGTCTATTGCCAAATTCCATGACCACTCCGTTAACAAACATTTTGATCAAATAAGTACTTCACAAAAGAGATTGCAGGAATTGTTCGATCAATATCGGGTAGGTATTACCGATCAAGAAGAGAAAAAACTGCTTGATACCTGGATGGCAGATACCAACCATTTTGCGGTGGATAACATCAATCAGGCTGTTATTTCTATTCAATCTAATAAATGGGAAGCGGCTGGATCGGTCCTGCTTAAAGAAATTAACCCTGTTTATGATCAAGGGAAAGTCGATTCGTTAGCTTTGACTGATTACTTAAAACAGCGTGCTGCTAAAAATGAAATGATGATCACAGCCAATGTGGCACAAATGACCTATGTCATGATCATTATCATATCGCTAGCATTGATGACTGCTGTGGTGATGGGGTGGATGATTATTCGTAGTATTACCATCCCGCTTAATTATGCAATTGAAGTTGCGCGCTGTGTTGCAGATGGCGATCTACGTGCTGATGTCACCGTGACGCAGCATGATGAAGTAGGCGTTTTATTGACTGCATTAAAAGACATGAATTTCAGTTTGTCTCATATAGTTGGTGAAGTGCGAGTCGGAACCGAGGCGATAGCTTCTGCTTCCAGTCAAATCGCAGTAGGTAATCTGGATCTATCCAATCGCACGGAAGCACAAGCTGGCTCGTTGGAAGAAACCGCCTCAGCGATGGAAGAACTCACCAGTACAGTCAAACAGAATGCCGACAATGCTCATCAGGCCAATCAACTTGCTGAAATTGCCTCGGAAGTCGCCGCTAAGGGTGGGGTAGTAGTATCTGAAGTTGTCAACACCATGAGTTTAATCAACGACTCTGCACGTAAAATCGCTGACATCATCGGCGTTATCGACGGCATCGCTTTCCAGACCAACATACTCGCACTCAATGCAGCAGTTGAAGCCGCACGCGCAGGCGAACAGGGCCGCGGCTTTGCCGTGGTCGCCACTGAAGTGCGCAGTTTGGCGCAACGCAGTGCGGCAGCGGCAAAAGAAATCAAGCTATTGATAGATGACTCGGTCGAGAAGATAGAACAAGGCAACAAGCAAGCCGCACAAGCAGGTACGACTATGGGTGAAGTTGTTTCCAGCGTACAGCGCGTCACCGACATCATGAGCGAAATCAGTGCTGCCAGTCGCGAGCAGAGTCAAGGTATTGAAGAAGTTAATCACGCCATCACCCAAATGGATGAAAGCACGCAACAGAATGCGGCGCTGGTAGAGCAAGCCGCCGCCGCTGCCAAATCCATGCAAGATCGGGCCGGACATCTTGAAAAGTTGGTCAATAAATTTCAATTGGATGGTGGGCGACATATTGTCTCCCCCAGTAATCAACTAAAAAACATCACCGCACGCCCTCATCGAATTTACTATCATCCTAGCCACTAA
- the cysG gene encoding siroheme synthase CysG — translation MNFFPVFMDIRGQRCLVVGGGEIAARKAALLLQCGAQVTVAALGLVAAFTELEGLERLAHHKIKFDPMLLNDVAVVICASGDDDLDRTVSQAARARHLPVNVADRLELCSFILPAILDRSPLLVAVSSGGAAPVLARLLRARLETLIPSSYGRLALLAASFRDEVKKKFSLPPNRRIFWEKVFQGPIAELVYAGNDAAAEAALKQQLDEAADGLLQGEVYLVGSGPGNPDLLTFRALHLMQQADVVVYDHLVADAVLNMCRRDAERVYVGKERANHTMPQEDINLMLVRYAQEGKRVLRLKGGDPFIFGRGGEEIETLAENGIPFQVVPGITAASGVASYAGIPLTHRDYAQSCVFVTGHLKDDSINLDWDALARPNQTVVIYMGLLGLPILCKELVSHGLPAATPAAIVEHGTTVHQRVLVGTLETLPALATEAKFKPPSLIIVGNVVKLHEKMAWFRIEAGAISEKYN, via the coding sequence ATGAATTTTTTCCCTGTTTTTATGGATATTCGCGGCCAGCGCTGCCTCGTGGTGGGCGGTGGTGAAATTGCCGCGCGCAAGGCGGCTTTGCTGCTTCAGTGTGGTGCTCAGGTGACTGTCGCGGCGCTGGGGCTCGTGGCTGCCTTTACCGAGCTTGAGGGTCTGGAGCGGCTTGCTCATCACAAGATCAAATTTGATCCAATGCTACTCAACGATGTTGCGGTGGTGATTTGTGCTAGCGGAGACGACGATCTTGATCGTACAGTATCCCAGGCTGCACGTGCACGTCATCTGCCGGTAAACGTGGCTGATAGGCTCGAACTATGCAGTTTCATCCTGCCAGCCATCCTTGATCGTTCGCCATTGTTGGTGGCGGTGTCCAGCGGTGGTGCCGCGCCAGTGCTGGCGCGGTTGCTGCGTGCACGGCTGGAAACCCTGATTCCATCAAGCTATGGACGGCTGGCACTGCTCGCCGCCAGCTTCCGCGATGAGGTAAAAAAGAAATTTTCCTTGCCACCCAACCGACGCATATTCTGGGAAAAAGTTTTCCAAGGGCCAATTGCCGAGTTGGTTTACGCTGGTAATGATGCGGCCGCTGAAGCAGCGCTCAAGCAGCAATTGGATGAGGCAGCGGACGGCTTGCTACAGGGTGAGGTTTATCTGGTGGGCAGCGGCCCAGGCAACCCGGATCTCTTGACATTCCGGGCACTACATCTGATGCAGCAGGCTGACGTGGTGGTTTATGATCATCTCGTCGCTGACGCGGTGCTCAATATGTGTCGGCGTGACGCGGAACGCGTTTATGTGGGCAAAGAGCGCGCCAACCATACCATGCCTCAGGAGGATATCAACCTGATGCTGGTGCGTTATGCTCAAGAAGGCAAGCGGGTGTTACGCCTTAAGGGCGGCGATCCATTCATTTTCGGCCGTGGCGGAGAAGAGATTGAAACCTTGGCAGAGAACGGCATTCCGTTCCAAGTAGTGCCGGGCATCACCGCGGCATCAGGCGTAGCGTCCTATGCCGGCATTCCGCTTACTCACCGGGATTACGCTCAGTCCTGCGTGTTTGTCACTGGACATCTTAAAGACGATAGTATCAACTTGGATTGGGATGCGCTAGCTCGGCCCAATCAGACTGTTGTGATTTACATGGGGCTGCTGGGGTTGCCTATTCTGTGCAAGGAACTTGTTTCACACGGATTACCCGCTGCAACACCTGCCGCCATCGTAGAGCATGGTACTACGGTGCACCAGCGAGTTTTGGTGGGCACTCTGGAAACATTGCCGGCGCTTGCCACCGAGGCCAAATTCAAGCCACCCTCGCTCATCATCGTGGGCAATGTGGTGAAGTTACACGAGAAAATGGCTTGGTTTCGTATTGAGGCGGGTGCAATAAGTGAAAAATATAATTGA
- the fdxA gene encoding ferredoxin FdxA: MTYVVTESCIRCKYTDCVEVCPVDCFVEGPDFLAIDPEVCIDCTLCVAECPVEAIFAESDVSNDQREFIVINAELAKKWSQITEKIPALPDADEWAKIKNKREHLDFL, from the coding sequence ATGACTTATGTGGTGACCGAGTCCTGTATTCGATGCAAGTATACCGATTGCGTGGAAGTGTGTCCTGTGGACTGTTTCGTTGAGGGTCCCGATTTTCTGGCTATTGACCCGGAGGTTTGCATTGATTGCACGCTCTGCGTAGCGGAGTGCCCGGTAGAGGCGATATTTGCTGAAAGTGATGTTTCTAATGACCAACGGGAATTTATCGTCATCAATGCCGAACTAGCCAAGAAATGGTCCCAGATCACAGAAAAGATACCCGCCCTACCAGACGCCGATGAATGGGCCAAGATCAAGAATAAACGTGAACATTTGGACTTTTTATGA